The genomic segment TATGCAGCGCTGGCGCGCTGCATAGTGACGCCCTCCGCTTCGCTTTCGGGCGTGGCTCCGCTGACGCTCCGCCAGATTCCCCCGCAAGCGGGGGAATCGAATTCCGCAAGCGGAATTCTGAGTGCATGTCAATTCGCGCAGCGCGAATTGAGGGAATCCCGCAAGCGGGATTCCTGAGGCTGGCAGTAAGGGGTGGGTGCATCGCGCGCGGGACTGTGTAGGGCTTGGGATTCCCAGTCACCACCTCTGTAACGGATGTGACGGGTCGTCGGCCTGACGGAGTGCCGGCCTCGTTTGTAGTGACGGGTTCCGCTGCGCTCCACCCTGAACCCCTCCCCCCACTGTCTAACCTGTCCCGACGTGTTCACCAATGGCCTGTCAGCATACAGGGCAACCGGCCGTTCGTGAGTGAGATTGAGTCACTGTGCCACCTTCGGGTGCGAAGTTGGTGTGCGAGTGATGCATCACGAGTCGTGACTGTGTAGAGTCTGGGATCAGATGCTACACCCCTACCGTCGCGCACCTTGCGCCTTGGATTCCAATTGTTATTACGCGCCGCATTCCGCGAAATGGAGAGCACGGGGCATGGCCGTGAAGTTGCGTGATCACCAGATCGAGGCCGTTGCCGCTATTGTGCGGGGTCTTGATGTTCCGCCGGGTGGTATTCCCTGGAATGGTCTTCGTGGGCAGGTGCACGCGGCGTGTGGGACGGGGAAGACCATCATGGCTGCCGCGTCGGCGAGGCGGCTTGTGCCCAGGGGGCGTGTGCTCGTGCTGGTGCCGACGCTGGATCTTTTGGCGCAGACGGTGAGGGCGTGGCACGAGGCTGGACACAAGGGGCCGGCGGTGACGGTGTGTTCGCTCCAGGACGATCCGGGGCTGTGGTCGTTGAAGGTGCGCTCCACGACGAACCCGATCCAGTTGGCGCTGTGGCACGGGCAGGGGCCGGTGACCATCTACGCGACGTACGCCAGCTTGGGTGTCCTGGCGGAGGCTTTCGAGGGTGTCTACGGTCAGAAGCTTGATCCAGTAGACCTTGCGGTGGTTGATGAGGCGCACCGGACAAGTGGCTCAATGGGGAAGGCGTGGGCGGACATCCACGACCAGAGCGTCATCCCGGCCTACCGGCGGCTGTACCTGACGGCGACGCCGCGGATCTGGGAGGAGCGGCTGAACCGCGAGGTTACGGAAGGGGTGCGGGATCCGCTGCCGCGTGAGATGGCGGCGTCCATGGACGACGAGAGGGTCTTCGGGCCGGTCCTGTACAAGCTCTCGCTCGCCTCTGCCGTTTCCCGGGGCTTGTTGGCGCGGTACCAGATCATCGTCCTGGAGCTGAAGGACCCGGTCGTCACGCCGGAGCGGCTGATGGGCGAGGAGCGGCACAGCGAGGAGGTCCGCGGTCAGCGGCTCGGGGCGCTGCAGGCCGCGTTGCTGCACACGATGGCGCAGCACGACCTGTCGACGTGCATCACCTTCCACCACCGCACCATCGAGGCGCAGGCGTACGCCGAGGGCCTGGAGCGCGTCGCGGCGAAGCTGCACGCCGACCAGCCCGAGACATACCCGAAGCGGATCTGGGCCAACTGGCTGTGCGGCGAGCACGTCCCCGAACGCCGGCGGGAAGTCCTCGGCTCGTTCGGGACCACGGCGCAGCGGGCCGTGCTCTCCAACTGTCGGGTCCTGGGCGAGGGTGTCGATATTCGAAGCGTGGATTCAGTCGCCCTCCTGGACCCCAAGGGCGCGCCGCACGACATCGTCCAGGCCATCGGCCGGGCGCTCCGGCAAAAACCCGGGCAGGGCAAGCTCGCCTCTCTGATCGTGCCGGTATTTCTCCAGCCGGGCGAGCAGCCGGAGGACATGTTCACCTCGGGGTCGTATCGCCCTTTGGTGAAGGTATTGGAAGGTCTACGGGCTCACGACGAAGAGGCCGTGGAGTTGCTTGCGATTCCGCAGGAGCCGCAGAAAGACGTCGCGCAGCCGTCCGTGAACATCGGTGTCGCGCCGGAGGAGGGCGAGGAAGAATCCCGGCTGCTGCTCCGTTTCGCCGCCCCCAGGGATCCGGTGATGGTCGCGGACTGGGTGTCCTTCAACGTCATCGACACCGAACGCCAGGACTGGGCCCGCGGCTGGGCCGCACTCAAAAAATTCACCGAACGGGAGCGGCACGCCCGCGTGCCCTACGGACACCGCGAGGGCGCGACACCGCTTGGACAATGGGTCGCGGAACAACGACGGGCCTACGGGGCGGGGCAGATGACCGGCCAGCGCGCGAGGCGACTCGAGCAGTTGGGCATGGTGTGGTCCCTGGCCGATGAGCGGTTCCAGGAGAACCTGGAAGCCGCGAAGGCCTACTACGACCAGCACTGGACGCTGTGCGCGCCCCGGCCCGCGACCATGCTCGACCGGCCGTTGGGGATGTGGCTCGCGAATTTGAGGCGGCCAGGTGCACTCGACGGACACCCTGAGTGGAAGGCGGCGCTGGAGGCCGTGGACGAGGACTGGAACCCGGAGTGGCCGGCGGAGTGGCAGCGGCACTACGCCGCGCTGCGCGAGCTCGTACGCGACGAAGACGGACAGGCCGACGTCCTGCCCGGCCTCACCGTCCACGGCATGGACATCGGGAAATGGCTGGCCCGACAGCGGAAACCGGCAGTCTGGCAGGCCCTGACCGACGGACAGCGCGAGCGCCTGGAGCAGCTCGGCATCACACCGCTCGCCCCGGAGCCGGAGGAGCCCGCAAGGGCTTCTACGACGTTCGAGCGGGGCGTCGCGGCCCTCGCGCAGTACAGAGCCCGCACCGGCACCGTGACCGTCCCACGCGGGCACACAGAGTGGCTGGAAGACGGAACCGAGGTCCGACTCGGGGTATGGCGCAGCAACATGCGCAGCAGGCGAGACTCGCTGCCCGATACGCGGCGCCAGCTGCTCGCGGACCTCGGTCTGTTCGACTGAGGGATGGCTCAGTGGCTGGTCGACGCGCTGCGTGGCGGGGGGCTGCTGGACGGGACTTCTGATCGCAGAGTTCTGTCTACGTCCCCGCTTCGCTCAGGAAACCGGCTCGGGAACGTCACCCGGCTTGACCGGCACGATCTCGACACGTGTGCAGCCCACAGCTTTGAGTTCGGTGCGGCGACACTTCGCCGACCGTTTGTCGTACCTGCCGGCCGACGCCTGCGGGGCACCGTCAGGGTCGGTCCACAGCAGACCGTAGTGCTGCATCACGCTCGTCATGGCGATCACACTTCCCCTCCCCCGACGGCCATAAGCACGCTGCGCGAAGCTCACCGCCGGCAAACTCACCGCACCCGCCGCGCTGGAATGGGCGCAGAAAGGTTAAGGAGTGGGATAAGTTTGTGGTTAAGGACTGCCTGGAGCAAGGGTGCAGGGTCATGCCATCCGAGGAAGAGCTGTTCGCGTCCGTTGACGCTCTGCTGAACGAGGAGCCGCACCTGCCGCCACCGGCGGAGCGTGCCCGGCTGCGTGAGGCCGCCGGCATCACGCAGGCCCGCCTGGCGGCCGCGTTGAAGACGACGACCCAGTCGGTGAAGAACTGGGAGAACGGCCGCAGCGAGCCGAAGTCGCCGCGCCTGGATGCCTACCAGCGGCTGCTGAACGGGTGGGCGGCGAAGTACCCCGCCCCCGGCACAGCTCCGACAGCTCCGGTTGCCGCGACCGTGCCTGCGGCGTCTGCCGAACCGGGTGCGTCCAGGGCGGAGACGGCAGATGCCCCGGCCCCGCAGGCTTCCGCCGTTCCGGCTGCGGCGCCGGCACGCCCCGCCACCCCCCGGCCCGCCACCGCATCGCGGCGTCCGGCCACGAAGAGGGCGGCGCAGCCGGCAGCAGATCCGCGCTTCCCGCACGGCCCGCTCGCGGTCCTGGACGGTGACGGCTGCGCGTACGGCACGGGCGGGATCGTGCTGGACTGCCCGGCGGCCACCGTTCCGGAGTTGGTGGAGTGGACGCTGCGCGAGTCCGGCCTCGGTGCCGCGAAGCTCAACCGCTACGGCAAGGACTCCGACCCGCTGATCGTCCTCACCGCCGCAGCCGCCGTGAAACTCGGACTGCCCGAGCGCCTGGAAGGCCACGAACAGCGCCGCT from the Streptomyces sp. NBC_00310 genome contains:
- a CDS encoding DEAD/DEAH box helicase, giving the protein MAVKLRDHQIEAVAAIVRGLDVPPGGIPWNGLRGQVHAACGTGKTIMAAASARRLVPRGRVLVLVPTLDLLAQTVRAWHEAGHKGPAVTVCSLQDDPGLWSLKVRSTTNPIQLALWHGQGPVTIYATYASLGVLAEAFEGVYGQKLDPVDLAVVDEAHRTSGSMGKAWADIHDQSVIPAYRRLYLTATPRIWEERLNREVTEGVRDPLPREMAASMDDERVFGPVLYKLSLASAVSRGLLARYQIIVLELKDPVVTPERLMGEERHSEEVRGQRLGALQAALLHTMAQHDLSTCITFHHRTIEAQAYAEGLERVAAKLHADQPETYPKRIWANWLCGEHVPERRREVLGSFGTTAQRAVLSNCRVLGEGVDIRSVDSVALLDPKGAPHDIVQAIGRALRQKPGQGKLASLIVPVFLQPGEQPEDMFTSGSYRPLVKVLEGLRAHDEEAVELLAIPQEPQKDVAQPSVNIGVAPEEGEEESRLLLRFAAPRDPVMVADWVSFNVIDTERQDWARGWAALKKFTERERHARVPYGHREGATPLGQWVAEQRRAYGAGQMTGQRARRLEQLGMVWSLADERFQENLEAAKAYYDQHWTLCAPRPATMLDRPLGMWLANLRRPGALDGHPEWKAALEAVDEDWNPEWPAEWQRHYAALRELVRDEDGQADVLPGLTVHGMDIGKWLARQRKPAVWQALTDGQRERLEQLGITPLAPEPEEPARASTTFERGVAALAQYRARTGTVTVPRGHTEWLEDGTEVRLGVWRSNMRSRRDSLPDTRRQLLADLGLFD